In Nitrospinota bacterium, a single window of DNA contains:
- a CDS encoding heavy metal sensor histidine kinase, whose amino-acid sequence MALNSIQTRLTAWYVVLLGIVLILFSVFLYVFLSKRLYESVDNSLKVSATVVARSATMKFNQSPLPGLEQFFDQFLGYANLNKFYRIYDGSGNVGSRSRNVDASKFPLTQVAYSEALKGQTTYETFNIDGIHPIRVITLPVLRNKDLVNLVQVGTSLDSVQETLKNLKIFLFTAVPLVLLAAALFGRLMARRALKPLSKINQTAREVGGGVDLSKRIPVPEVKDEIGQLATTFNDMMDRLESSFSQIRQFSSDASHELRTPLTVLQGQNELALNKERDVKEYQEVISSNLEEINYMSKVLEDLFILSRSDENQVQLECKPMNLREVIDEIFKHAEALADEKNIRITVAFLEPVEINGDPVRLRQMVWNILHNAIKYTQPGGQIKISLEDQGDSALFTVQDSGIGIPEEDLPNIFNRFFRVDKARSRQEGGSGLGLSICKHIVAAHKGQIEVESEVGVGTKFKIRLPKISTLKSQKT is encoded by the coding sequence ATGGCGTTGAATTCAATCCAGACTCGATTGACCGCATGGTATGTGGTGTTGCTGGGAATCGTTCTGATTTTGTTCAGCGTTTTTCTTTATGTCTTCCTCTCGAAACGCCTTTACGAGAGTGTAGATAACTCGCTCAAAGTATCCGCCACGGTGGTTGCTCGTTCCGCGACGATGAAATTCAACCAGTCGCCTTTGCCTGGTCTGGAACAGTTCTTTGATCAATTTCTGGGTTATGCAAATCTGAACAAGTTTTACCGGATTTACGATGGCTCCGGCAACGTAGGTTCCCGTTCCAGAAATGTGGATGCCTCGAAATTCCCCCTCACCCAGGTCGCCTATTCAGAAGCCCTGAAAGGCCAAACCACCTACGAAACATTCAATATCGATGGCATTCATCCGATCCGGGTGATCACCCTTCCCGTATTGCGAAACAAGGATCTGGTGAACCTGGTGCAGGTCGGCACCTCTCTGGATTCGGTTCAGGAAACTCTCAAAAATCTAAAAATTTTTCTGTTCACGGCTGTACCGCTTGTGCTGTTGGCGGCGGCGCTGTTTGGTCGACTCATGGCTCGCAGAGCTCTGAAACCGCTATCTAAAATCAACCAGACGGCCCGTGAAGTTGGCGGCGGGGTCGATCTCAGTAAACGCATTCCTGTGCCGGAAGTGAAAGATGAAATCGGCCAGTTGGCCACTACCTTCAACGATATGATGGATCGTCTGGAAAGCTCATTTTCCCAAATCCGGCAGTTCAGTAGTGACGCCTCCCACGAGCTCAGGACACCTCTCACCGTACTTCAGGGTCAGAACGAATTGGCCCTCAATAAAGAGCGGGATGTTAAAGAGTATCAGGAAGTCATCTCCAGCAATCTGGAGGAAATCAACTACATGTCAAAAGTTCTGGAAGACCTGTTCATCCTGTCCAGGTCCGATGAGAATCAGGTTCAGCTGGAATGCAAACCCATGAACCTGAGAGAGGTGATAGACGAAATTTTTAAACATGCGGAAGCCCTGGCGGATGAAAAAAATATCAGGATCACCGTTGCTTTTCTGGAGCCGGTTGAAATCAACGGCGACCCGGTACGATTACGGCAGATGGTCTGGAATATTCTTCACAATGCGATCAAATACACACAGCCGGGAGGGCAGATAAAGATTTCCCTTGAGGATCAGGGGGATTCCGCTCTTTTCACCGTTCAGGATAGCGGCATTGGAATTCCCGAAGAAGACCTCCCCAACATCTTCAATCGGTTTTTCCGGGTCGACAAAGCCCGATCACGTCAGGAGGGTGGGAGCGGACTGGGGTTGAGCATCTGCAAGCACATCGTGGCAGCCCACAAGGGGCAGATTGAGGTAGAAAGTGAGGTGGGTGTCGGCACCAAATTCAAAATCCGACTGCCAAAAATTTCAACGTTGAAATCTCAGAAAACCTGA
- a CDS encoding response regulator transcription factor — translation MRILIVEDEKKVAAFIKKGLEEETYAVDVAYDGEEGLYLGMENQYDLIILDLMLPVIDGLEVLSRLRGNKVDTPILLLTAKDSVEDKVTGLNTGADDYLTKPFAFSELLARIRVLLRRGKAETKTVLQVDGLTLDLVSHKVNRNGEEIELTGKEYSVLEYFMRNQGKVLTRTMIAEHVWDYNFDTFTNVIDVYVNHLRKKIDKSYPDKLLHTLRGVGYIMKE, via the coding sequence ATGCGTATTTTGATCGTTGAAGATGAAAAAAAAGTAGCCGCTTTTATTAAAAAGGGGTTGGAGGAGGAAACTTATGCTGTCGATGTGGCCTATGACGGAGAAGAAGGGCTGTATTTAGGCATGGAGAACCAGTATGACCTTATTATTCTGGACCTGATGCTTCCGGTGATTGATGGTTTGGAGGTGCTCTCCCGGTTACGGGGAAATAAGGTGGATACCCCCATTCTTCTGCTCACCGCAAAAGATTCAGTTGAGGATAAAGTGACCGGGTTGAATACCGGCGCCGACGATTATCTGACAAAGCCGTTTGCATTTTCGGAATTGCTTGCTCGCATCCGGGTTTTACTGCGCCGCGGCAAGGCGGAAACCAAAACAGTTTTGCAAGTCGACGGACTGACCCTGGATCTGGTGAGCCACAAGGTGAACCGCAATGGGGAAGAGATTGAACTGACGGGAAAAGAGTACAGCGTGTTGGAATATTTTATGCGCAATCAGGGCAAGGTCTTGACGAGAACCATGATCGCGGAGCATGTCTGGGATTATAACTTCGACACGTTTACCAATGTGATAGACGTGTATGTCAATCACTTGCGTAAAAAGATTGATAAAAGTTATCCCGACAAGCTCCTGCACACCCTCCGAGGTGTTGGGTATATCATGAAAGAATGA
- a CDS encoding SDR family oxidoreductase: MRLKNKIAIITGGGTGIGLSCAKLFCQEGARVVIFGRRKDRLQEAVAEIGDPALAVSGDITCNEDIKRLVETTVSTYGRVDILVNNAGIFTGSPVHEMQDSDWDAILNVNLTGVFKLTREVLPHMMRQKSGSLIHISSILGLVTTPNVAAYNTSKGALNQFSRSLAVEYGSSGIRSNAVCPGLIATEMTKDLMNDKELMQEWSKNYPIGRFGQPEDIAWACLFLASDESSFVTGTLLPVDGGYTAL; this comes from the coding sequence ATGCGGCTGAAAAATAAAATTGCCATCATCACCGGCGGCGGCACGGGAATCGGCCTCAGCTGTGCCAAGCTTTTCTGCCAGGAAGGTGCGCGAGTGGTGATTTTTGGTCGCAGAAAGGACCGTTTGCAGGAAGCCGTTGCTGAAATTGGCGACCCCGCCCTGGCTGTATCAGGGGATATTACCTGCAATGAGGATATCAAGCGGCTGGTGGAAACCACTGTCAGCACCTATGGCCGGGTCGATATCCTGGTCAACAATGCCGGGATTTTTACCGGCTCCCCCGTTCACGAGATGCAAGACAGCGACTGGGACGCTATCCTCAATGTAAATTTGACCGGGGTTTTTAAATTGACTCGGGAAGTGCTTCCTCACATGATGCGTCAAAAGTCAGGAAGTCTCATCCATATCAGTTCAATCCTGGGTCTGGTAACCACTCCGAACGTGGCGGCCTATAACACGTCCAAAGGCGCCCTGAACCAGTTCAGCCGCTCCCTTGCCGTAGAGTATGGTTCTTCGGGAATCCGGTCCAATGCGGTTTGCCCCGGCCTGATCGCTACGGAAATGACCAAAGATCTTATGAACGATAAAGAATTGATGCAGGAATGGAGCAAAAATTACCCGATTGGCCGGTTCGGCCAGCCGGAAGACATCGCCTGGGCATGCCTCTTTCTGGCGAGCGATGAGTCCTCCTTTGTGACAGGAACCCTTCTTCCTGTCGATGGAGGTTACACGGCTTTATAA
- the gatB gene encoding Asp-tRNA(Asn)/Glu-tRNA(Gln) amidotransferase subunit GatB codes for MKYEIVIGLEVHAQLKTQTKIFCSCSTEFGRPANENTCPICLGMPGVLPVLNKQAVDFAIKACLATCCQVNSHNQFDRKNYFYPDLPKGYQITQLDLPIGEHGHINIEVDGKKKCVGVTRIHMEEDAGKLIHGENMDSPGKSYVDLNRTGTPLIEIVSEPDLRSPEEAREYLTQLKAILEYTEVSDCNMEEGSLRCDANISLRPVGQKEFGTRTELKNLNSFRFVQKAIEYEVERQTQILEQGDKVIQETRLYDSDKGVTRSMRSKEEAHDYRYFPEPDLVRLMIAPEEIEKIRKTIPELPEQKRQRFVTEHEIPEYDAGVLTSSLALANYYEECIALLAQPKIISNWVMGDLLRELKNDDREIENCPLTPEALTDLLKLIEKGTISGKMAKTVFEEMYQSGRPADEIVKQKGMTQISDSGAIEKMIDDVISANPQQLEGYRNGKETLLGYFVGQVMKASKGQANPALVNQLLKDKLAP; via the coding sequence ATGAAGTACGAAATCGTGATTGGGCTGGAAGTACATGCCCAATTGAAGACCCAGACAAAAATTTTCTGCTCCTGCTCGACCGAATTTGGCCGCCCGGCTAACGAAAATACCTGCCCAATCTGTCTGGGCATGCCAGGTGTTTTGCCGGTGTTGAACAAACAGGCCGTCGATTTCGCTATAAAAGCCTGTCTGGCGACTTGCTGCCAGGTCAACTCGCACAACCAGTTCGACCGAAAAAATTATTTCTACCCGGATCTCCCCAAGGGGTATCAAATCACTCAGCTCGATCTTCCCATTGGCGAGCACGGCCACATCAATATCGAAGTGGATGGCAAGAAAAAGTGCGTTGGCGTGACACGCATCCATATGGAGGAAGATGCGGGAAAATTGATTCATGGGGAAAATATGGATTCTCCGGGGAAAAGTTACGTGGATTTAAACCGCACCGGGACCCCGCTCATAGAAATCGTCAGCGAACCGGATCTCCGTTCCCCTGAAGAAGCCAGGGAATATTTGACGCAGTTGAAGGCGATTCTCGAATACACCGAGGTGAGCGATTGCAATATGGAGGAAGGCAGTCTACGCTGTGACGCCAATATCTCTCTGCGGCCTGTAGGGCAAAAAGAATTTGGAACCCGGACGGAGCTTAAAAATCTGAACTCCTTCCGGTTCGTGCAAAAAGCCATCGAATATGAGGTGGAACGGCAAACCCAGATCCTGGAGCAGGGGGACAAGGTGATCCAGGAAACCCGGCTCTACGATTCCGATAAGGGCGTGACCCGCTCCATGCGAAGCAAGGAGGAGGCGCACGATTACCGTTATTTTCCGGAACCGGACCTGGTACGGCTAATGATAGCCCCGGAGGAAATTGAAAAGATCCGGAAAACGATTCCCGAACTGCCGGAACAAAAACGGCAACGGTTTGTTACGGAGCATGAAATCCCCGAATACGACGCGGGTGTTCTGACATCTTCGCTTGCTTTAGCTAACTATTATGAGGAATGTATTGCTCTTTTGGCGCAACCCAAAATCATCAGCAACTGGGTCATGGGAGATCTGTTACGCGAATTAAAAAATGACGATCGGGAAATCGAAAATTGCCCGCTGACCCCTGAGGCGTTGACCGATCTTCTGAAATTGATCGAAAAAGGCACCATCAGCGGAAAGATGGCAAAAACAGTTTTTGAAGAAATGTATCAATCCGGCAGGCCGGCGGACGAAATCGTCAAACAAAAAGGAATGACGCAAATTTCAGACAGTGGCGCGATTGAAAAGATGATCGACGACGTTATAAGCGCCAATCCGCAACAACTGGAAGGTTATCGCAACGGGAAAGAAACACTTTTGGGATACTTTGTCGGTCAGGTCATGAAAGCCAGTAAAGGTCAGGCCAACCCGGCTCTGGTCAACCAGCTGTTAAAGGATAAACTCGCGCCATAA
- a CDS encoding DUF1566 domain-containing protein gives MALAVILTGSVSGESQDIKYSEDKRFIDNDDKTVTDTQTGLLWMQEDSYQYKGHWLNWFQAFDYIKELNEERFADYLDWRLPTIKELTTLYEAEKFNGKQVGSEMNLRMDPIFAKEGSGTLWTSENNGNYNAFGVVFNTGQKFNSSKRKKARRAIRAVRHLNP, from the coding sequence ATGGCTCTGGCTGTCATCTTAACGGGAAGCGTTTCTGGTGAATCCCAGGACATTAAATATTCCGAGGACAAACGCTTCATCGATAACGACGACAAAACCGTCACCGACACGCAAACCGGGCTCCTGTGGATGCAGGAAGACTCCTACCAGTATAAAGGCCACTGGTTGAACTGGTTTCAGGCTTTTGATTACATTAAAGAACTCAACGAGGAAAGATTTGCAGATTACCTGGACTGGAGACTCCCGACGATCAAGGAATTGACCACACTCTATGAAGCGGAAAAATTTAATGGCAAGCAGGTAGGTTCCGAAATGAATCTGCGCATGGACCCCATTTTCGCCAAGGAAGGAAGCGGCACCCTTTGGACCTCCGAAAACAATGGCAACTACAATGCCTTCGGCGTGGTTTTTAATACCGGACAAAAGTTCAACAGTTCTAAAAGAAAAAAAGCGCGCCGGGCAATCAGAGCCGTCCGGCATTTAAACCCTTAG
- a CDS encoding tetratricopeptide repeat protein, whose amino-acid sequence MKRTCLFVLFALFSFVYLSPVAEATFPGKAISHWYLAETTDHKDPDYEKVRELVREKKLKEAMAVLDEKIKNSPKETTAIMLKGLLHNEMGEYGKALNVIMAESRREQKHPAVHFAYCQIYRNLGNIELSQRACIISADQHYQVPEAHYEYAQTLAIQGEMSPALKELQTAAKLDPKNVQYPIEMGMIALYLDQNDEAEKYFLQALSLDPENLDAAYEIAYLYATQKKSELAKKYIYQILETRRIDPKLDSAKLLLGYISKNNEDKLNRKIIPHIYHLSRSQSYYQAGKYGLSLIEVQTAARLKPDDLKIQEILIGMCSVLFRLDLEEKTIHNFIELVKGKDDLQGKAYQELGDIRVTQGKLAEARQFYEKALSLGDPGNFAKITLAQFPEASAGDPSLHNPNELFIKPTHALNRKGEIFAHYKMYDRAIAIYSMVTRMDPQHLDSVLNTATAYYQSEKYDRAISILERLLVTHPSHDHILTHRFLLAQAYVKKGDLEGGLKNIRWVLKRNPEMKNTVKASPVFQPLQGNTDFMELVK is encoded by the coding sequence ATGAAACGCACCTGTCTGTTTGTACTATTTGCCCTGTTCAGCTTTGTTTATTTGTCGCCGGTGGCAGAAGCCACATTTCCTGGCAAAGCCATCTCTCATTGGTATCTGGCGGAAACCACAGATCATAAAGACCCCGATTATGAAAAAGTGCGCGAATTGGTGCGGGAGAAAAAACTCAAGGAGGCAATGGCTGTTCTCGATGAAAAAATAAAAAATTCCCCAAAGGAAACAACGGCTATTATGTTGAAGGGCCTGCTGCACAATGAAATGGGTGAATACGGGAAAGCTTTGAATGTGATCATGGCAGAAAGCCGGAGAGAACAAAAACATCCGGCGGTCCACTTTGCGTATTGTCAGATTTACCGCAACCTGGGAAATATTGAGCTGTCACAGCGAGCCTGCATCATCTCCGCTGACCAACACTATCAGGTGCCCGAGGCCCACTACGAATATGCCCAGACGTTGGCCATTCAGGGGGAAATGTCACCTGCCCTCAAGGAACTGCAAACAGCCGCCAAGCTGGACCCAAAAAACGTTCAGTACCCCATTGAAATGGGGATGATCGCTCTATATCTGGATCAAAATGATGAAGCGGAAAAATACTTTCTGCAAGCCTTGTCTCTGGACCCGGAGAATCTCGACGCGGCTTATGAGATCGCCTATTTATACGCAACACAGAAGAAATCGGAACTGGCAAAAAAATATATCTATCAAATCCTGGAAACCCGGCGGATCGACCCAAAACTCGATTCGGCAAAACTTCTCCTAGGTTACATTAGCAAAAATAACGAGGACAAACTCAACCGCAAAATCATCCCGCATATATATCATTTGAGCCGATCCCAGTCTTACTACCAGGCGGGCAAGTACGGGCTGTCCCTGATTGAAGTGCAAACCGCCGCCCGTCTCAAACCCGATGATTTGAAAATTCAGGAAATCCTGATCGGAATGTGCAGTGTCCTGTTCCGCCTTGACCTCGAAGAAAAAACGATCCACAACTTTATTGAGCTGGTTAAGGGTAAGGATGATTTGCAAGGAAAAGCTTATCAGGAATTAGGAGACATCCGCGTCACTCAAGGAAAATTAGCTGAAGCGCGTCAGTTTTATGAAAAAGCACTCTCTTTAGGAGATCCTGGCAACTTTGCAAAAATCACCCTGGCGCAATTTCCCGAGGCTTCGGCTGGCGATCCCTCTCTCCACAATCCCAACGAGCTATTTATAAAGCCCACCCATGCCCTCAACCGCAAGGGTGAGATCTTTGCTCATTACAAAATGTATGACCGGGCGATCGCCATCTATTCCATGGTGACCCGAATGGACCCGCAGCATCTGGATAGTGTCCTGAACACGGCCACAGCTTATTATCAATCCGAAAAATATGACCGCGCCATTTCAATTTTGGAGCGGTTACTGGTCACCCACCCGTCGCACGACCATATCCTGACCCATCGTTTTCTTCTCGCTCAGGCTTATGTCAAAAAAGGTGACCTGGAGGGTGGTTTAAAAAATATCCGGTGGGTCCTCAAACGGAACCCCGAAATGAAAAATACGGTCAAAGCCAGCCCGGTTTTTCAGCCTCTTCAAGGGAATACGGATTTCATGGAACTGGTTAAGTAG
- the bcp gene encoding thioredoxin-dependent thiol peroxidase has translation MLKEGNKAPDFTAIDQNENKVKLSSFKGKKNVVLYFYPKDMTPGCTTEACDFKDNFKNFKDTVVLGVSIDSPERHQKFIAKHDLPFDLISDVDQKVVNKYGVWQEKSMYGKKFMGIVRSTFIIDKEGVLRKIYPKVKVKGHVDEVMEVLKGI, from the coding sequence ATGCTTAAAGAAGGAAATAAGGCGCCCGACTTCACCGCCATCGACCAAAACGAAAACAAAGTAAAGCTCAGTTCCTTCAAGGGTAAAAAAAATGTGGTCCTGTATTTTTACCCGAAAGACATGACTCCCGGATGCACCACCGAAGCCTGTGACTTTAAAGACAATTTCAAAAATTTTAAAGATACGGTTGTCCTGGGTGTCAGTATCGACTCGCCCGAGAGACATCAAAAATTCATCGCCAAGCACGACCTCCCCTTTGATTTGATTTCAGACGTGGATCAAAAAGTCGTCAACAAATACGGCGTCTGGCAGGAAAAAAGCATGTATGGGAAAAAGTTCATGGGGATCGTTCGCAGTACTTTCATCATCGACAAAGAAGGCGTGCTCCGGAAAATTTACCCTAAGGTGAAAGTAAAAGGACACGTGGATGAGGTGATGGAGGTTCTTAAAGGAATTTGA
- a CDS encoding Xaa-Pro aminopeptidase, with product MKNIKKTYTGIFRDGGAGKFAKRRFRERRKKLMDREQKLMVITGVPYGPEGQTVWSYAYCATYQEPSMMYLTGINQSDVVLLLDPDSKESDEILFVAEKDLKLEFWNGIRFGVGDEKSVREAQKVTGIKDVRDIRDLQKVLKERFLKQKNKQLGTLWIEGTKNGKKVEITTDHNWNFKSRLSRWMRSWKSSGNGLVNIMKGHFALRLPLDEYDIESTQKASDITGNAFKTTLKNFRSFSNEYQVQGFLEGQMLMHSPYGLSFPSIVASGHNATVLHYMKNDDDFSRNELVLIDFGVRWMTMHADISRTVPASGKFNPLQKMLYEIVLRAQKAVEKKAKTGVTIDELNDCCWGSVNADLENVFQKAGGKCKLKYNNRPHGVSHLMGEQEHDGDPFRNYLSEPMKTGWLISNEPGLYGEFKIKLNGRTYDEEIGIRIEDNLLIHETGCRNMSRKIPKTVAEIERLMAKK from the coding sequence ATGAAAAATATAAAGAAAACTTATACAGGAATCTTCAGAGATGGCGGGGCGGGAAAGTTCGCCAAACGCCGCTTTCGCGAGCGGAGAAAAAAATTAATGGATCGGGAGCAAAAATTGATGGTGATCACCGGCGTCCCTTACGGGCCGGAAGGACAAACCGTATGGTCCTACGCCTACTGCGCAACCTATCAGGAACCCTCCATGATGTATTTGACCGGCATCAACCAATCCGACGTGGTGTTGCTTCTGGACCCGGATTCCAAAGAATCGGATGAAATTCTTTTTGTGGCTGAGAAAGATTTGAAACTTGAATTCTGGAACGGGATTCGGTTTGGCGTGGGCGATGAAAAAAGTGTTCGCGAAGCTCAGAAAGTGACGGGTATTAAAGATGTGCGCGACATCCGGGATTTACAGAAAGTCCTTAAAGAAAGGTTTTTAAAGCAGAAGAACAAACAGCTGGGAACTTTGTGGATCGAAGGCACCAAAAACGGTAAAAAGGTGGAAATCACCACCGATCATAACTGGAACTTCAAATCCCGGTTGTCCCGCTGGATGCGCTCCTGGAAATCTTCTGGAAATGGATTGGTCAATATCATGAAAGGCCATTTTGCTCTGCGACTGCCATTGGATGAATATGATATAGAGAGCACGCAAAAGGCCAGTGATATTACTGGAAACGCCTTCAAAACCACCCTTAAAAATTTCAGAAGTTTTAGTAACGAGTATCAGGTTCAGGGTTTTCTGGAAGGGCAGATGCTGATGCATTCTCCGTATGGTCTCAGTTTTCCTTCCATCGTGGCGTCAGGTCATAATGCCACGGTGTTGCATTACATGAAAAACGACGATGACTTTTCCCGTAACGAACTGGTGCTGATCGACTTTGGCGTCCGTTGGATGACGATGCATGCGGATATTTCCCGCACCGTTCCTGCCTCCGGCAAGTTCAATCCGTTGCAGAAAATGCTCTATGAAATTGTATTGAGGGCGCAAAAGGCCGTCGAGAAGAAAGCCAAAACGGGGGTGACGATAGACGAACTGAATGACTGTTGCTGGGGTTCTGTCAATGCGGATCTGGAAAACGTGTTTCAGAAGGCCGGGGGTAAATGCAAACTTAAATACAACAACAGGCCGCATGGCGTCAGTCACCTGATGGGCGAACAGGAGCACGACGGCGATCCCTTCCGAAATTACTTATCGGAGCCTATGAAAACGGGGTGGCTGATCAGCAACGAGCCGGGGTTGTATGGGGAGTTCAAGATCAAGCTGAACGGCAGGACCTATGATGAAGAAATCGGTATCCGCATTGAAGACAACCTGCTTATCCACGAAACGGGTTGTCGCAACATGTCGCGGAAAATCCCCAAGACGGTTGCGGAGATCGAACGATTGATGGCGAAAAAGTAG
- a CDS encoding SOS response-associated peptidase has protein sequence MCGRYTLTKPAKSIQSHFGQIEFNFEHRERYNIAPTQECPVIAVQQGNRQLLAMRWGLVPPWARDETMAAKMINARAETVQEKPSFKQSFKTKRCLVPADGFIEWKKTASGKQPHYFTRKGKGLFAFAGIWSEWEKDGVLLWTFSLITTACNALVQPIHHRMPVILAPDDYETWLNAAFDAKTLQSLLTPFPANLMEMIAVSQEINSAKNDRMECLQRTVPQETQPLLFPE, from the coding sequence ATGTGCGGACGCTACACCCTGACCAAACCAGCCAAATCGATTCAATCTCATTTTGGGCAAATCGAATTTAATTTTGAGCACCGGGAACGCTATAACATCGCGCCCACCCAGGAATGTCCGGTGATCGCTGTCCAGCAAGGAAATCGGCAGTTGCTGGCCATGCGTTGGGGGTTGGTTCCGCCGTGGGCCAGGGACGAAACAATGGCGGCAAAAATGATCAACGCCCGAGCGGAAACCGTTCAGGAAAAACCCAGTTTCAAACAGTCTTTTAAAACCAAACGTTGTCTGGTCCCCGCTGATGGATTTATAGAATGGAAAAAAACCGCCTCTGGAAAACAACCGCACTACTTCACCCGGAAAGGCAAGGGGCTTTTCGCCTTTGCCGGCATCTGGTCGGAATGGGAAAAAGACGGCGTCCTTCTATGGACGTTTTCACTAATCACCACGGCCTGCAATGCCCTGGTACAACCCATTCATCATCGGATGCCTGTTATCCTGGCTCCTGATGATTATGAAACCTGGCTCAACGCCGCCTTCGACGCAAAGACCCTGCAATCGCTACTCACGCCCTTTCCCGCGAACCTGATGGAGATGATTGCCGTTTCGCAGGAAATCAACTCCGCAAAAAATGACCGGATGGAATGTCTGCAACGTACGGTTCCTCAAGAAACGCAACCCTTACTTTTTCCTGAGTAA
- a CDS encoding methyltransferase domain-containing protein, translating to MDSSQNSNDGYGRDDWQKHYAEDDLRWDLGQVAPPFVRLWEEGKLGQGRVIIPGCGRGHEVLFLAGNGFQVTGLDYAPGAVELLSRSLQEKGVQADILHQDFFELGDNHISRYDLMLEQAFFCAIHPSRRSAYVETAARIIKKGGLLAGLFYETNEKGGPPFNTTPADILEHFSDEFDIETLERTPHSVEKRKDKELLGLLRKK from the coding sequence ATGGATAGCTCGCAAAACTCAAATGATGGATACGGCAGAGACGACTGGCAGAAACATTATGCCGAAGATGATCTGCGCTGGGATTTAGGCCAGGTCGCTCCGCCTTTCGTCCGGCTGTGGGAAGAGGGGAAATTGGGACAGGGGAGGGTGATCATTCCCGGTTGCGGGCGGGGGCACGAGGTCTTGTTTCTGGCGGGGAATGGGTTTCAGGTTACAGGATTAGATTATGCCCCCGGAGCTGTGGAATTGCTTTCCCGATCACTGCAGGAAAAAGGTGTGCAGGCCGACATCCTGCATCAGGATTTTTTCGAGTTGGGTGACAATCATATCTCGCGTTACGATCTCATGCTGGAGCAGGCGTTTTTTTGCGCCATTCATCCGTCCAGACGTTCTGCCTATGTCGAAACGGCGGCGCGGATTATAAAGAAAGGTGGTTTGCTGGCGGGTCTTTTTTATGAAACCAACGAAAAAGGCGGGCCGCCTTTCAACACCACGCCTGCGGATATCCTCGAACACTTTTCCGACGAGTTTGATATTGAAACTCTCGAGAGAACGCCTCACTCGGTCGAGAAAAGAAAAGATAAAGAGTTGCTGGGGTTACTCAGGAAAAAGTAA
- a CDS encoding phosphoglycerate dehydrogenase produces the protein MQTASIKIAVTPPAFCKSAILRDELCKSFPNTTFNDKGRYLSESELIAFLSNSEGAIIGRDPINENVLQALPKLKIIAKYGVGLDTIDQEALRRHQVKFGWTAGVNRLSVAELTLGFMIGLCHNTFSRGFALKQNDWQKDGGIQLTGRTVGVIGCGHVGSEVVRLLAPFKCRVLVQDVIDKTEFCRQHGATIASLDEVIEQSELLTLHVPLTESTCNMIDEKVLIRMKSTAYLINTSRGEVVDQNALNASLKNGGIAGAALDVFSQEPPEDSEFLALPNLMATPHIGGNTLEAVEAMGRAAISHLKSFFG, from the coding sequence ATGCAAACCGCCTCTATAAAAATTGCCGTCACCCCGCCAGCCTTTTGCAAATCTGCAATTCTTCGGGACGAGCTTTGCAAATCGTTTCCAAATACCACATTTAATGATAAAGGTCGTTATCTTTCCGAATCCGAGCTGATCGCCTTCCTGTCAAATTCCGAGGGGGCCATCATCGGCAGGGACCCCATCAACGAGAATGTGTTGCAGGCTTTGCCCAAGTTGAAAATCATCGCCAAATACGGCGTCGGCCTGGACACGATCGATCAGGAGGCCCTGCGCCGTCATCAGGTAAAATTCGGCTGGACCGCCGGGGTCAACAGGCTTTCCGTGGCGGAATTGACTTTAGGCTTCATGATCGGCCTCTGTCACAACACCTTTTCCAGAGGATTTGCTTTAAAGCAGAACGATTGGCAGAAGGACGGGGGCATCCAATTGACCGGGAGAACGGTGGGAGTGATCGGTTGCGGCCATGTGGGGTCCGAAGTCGTGCGCCTGTTGGCCCCGTTTAAATGCCGAGTTCTGGTGCAGGATGTCATCGATAAAACAGAATTTTGCCGGCAACACGGAGCCACCATCGCCAGCCTCGATGAAGTCATCGAACAGTCGGAACTCCTCACCCTGCATGTGCCGTTAACCGAGAGTACTTGCAATATGATCGATGAAAAGGTTCTAATACGAATGAAATCAACAGCCTATTTGATCAATACCAGCCGTGGGGAGGTTGTTGATCAGAATGCATTGAATGCGAGCCTGAAAAATGGAGGCATCGCCGGGGCGGCGCTGGATGTGTTTTCTCAGGAACCGCCTGAGGATTCGGAGTTTCTGGCTCTCCCCAACCTGATGGCAACCCCCCATATAGGCGGCAACACCCTTGAAGCGGTGGAGGCGATGGGGCGGGCCGCCATTTCGCATCTCAAGTCTTTTTTTGGATGA